A single genomic interval of Xylanibacillus composti harbors:
- a CDS encoding NADH:flavin oxidoreductase yields the protein MSYSQSVQALFQPFTVLNTQLSNRIVMAPMTRQFSPNGVPGPDVAAYYRRRAENGVGLIVTEGTIIDHPDSSNQENVPHFYGEAALNGWAEVVAEVHKAGGRIIPQIWHMGARGHVGDYTETDIAAIVQAFAEAASEAKRLGFDGLELHGAHGYLIDQFFWDKTNPRTDRYGGDMMARTRFAAEVIQACRSVVGPDFPIVLRFSQWKASDYSAKLAGTPELLEQFLAPLAEAGVDMFHCSTRRFWEPEFEGSDLNLAGWVKKLTGKPTITVGSVGLDSDFMSFFSEGKGAANTKIDGLIERLEREEFDLVAIGRSLLADPAWAIKIRDGRTDDLVPFTPKATQALY from the coding sequence ATGAGTTATTCTCAATCCGTTCAAGCGTTGTTTCAACCGTTTACCGTACTGAATACTCAGTTATCCAATCGCATTGTGATGGCGCCCATGACCCGGCAGTTTTCCCCGAACGGCGTACCGGGACCGGATGTGGCAGCCTATTACCGCCGCAGGGCAGAGAACGGCGTAGGGTTGATCGTGACGGAAGGAACTATAATCGATCATCCGGATTCGTCCAATCAAGAAAACGTGCCTCATTTCTACGGAGAAGCCGCGTTGAACGGTTGGGCAGAGGTGGTCGCTGAGGTCCATAAGGCAGGGGGACGGATCATTCCTCAAATTTGGCATATGGGAGCGCGCGGACATGTCGGCGATTACACGGAAACAGATATCGCCGCTATTGTTCAAGCTTTTGCTGAGGCAGCGTCCGAAGCCAAGCGGCTTGGATTCGATGGTTTGGAGCTTCACGGCGCGCACGGTTATTTAATCGACCAGTTTTTCTGGGACAAGACGAACCCGCGTACAGATCGCTATGGCGGCGACATGATGGCGCGGACCCGCTTTGCGGCAGAAGTTATTCAAGCTTGCCGCAGCGTCGTCGGACCGGATTTCCCGATCGTGTTGCGTTTCTCGCAATGGAAAGCGAGCGACTACTCAGCAAAGTTGGCTGGAACGCCGGAGTTGTTGGAACAGTTTTTGGCTCCTCTGGCAGAGGCGGGCGTGGATATGTTCCACTGCTCCACCCGTCGATTCTGGGAGCCCGAGTTCGAGGGTTCCGATCTGAATCTGGCCGGCTGGGTCAAAAAACTGACCGGCAAGCCGACGATTACGGTCGGATCGGTTGGGCTGGACAGCGATTTTATGAGCTTCTTTAGTGAAGGGAAGGGAGCGGCGAACACCAAAATCGACGGATTGATTGAAAGGCTGGAACGCGAGGAGTTCGATCTGGTCGCCATTGGCCGGTCGTTATTGGCGGACCCCGCTTGGGCGATCAAGATACGCGACGGTCGAACGGACGATTTGGTTCCCTTCACGCCCAAGGCGACTCAAGCACTATATTAA
- a CDS encoding TetR family transcriptional regulator C-terminal domain-containing protein — protein MYREQSIAILEELASREVSPLQKLQDICDATVDRNEGTLHRGCFMMNSALEFGADDKDVTREVELMFEQSERILEQVIRSAQEQQLVTNRLSSQELAAYLNNALSGVKILEKTGATREQVDTVLRTVLTLMAT, from the coding sequence TTGTATCGGGAGCAGAGTATTGCCATACTGGAGGAGCTGGCTTCCCGTGAGGTGTCGCCCTTGCAGAAATTGCAGGATATTTGCGACGCAACGGTGGATCGCAATGAAGGAACCTTGCACCGGGGTTGTTTTATGATGAATTCCGCACTGGAATTTGGAGCGGACGACAAGGATGTGACTCGTGAAGTCGAGCTCATGTTTGAACAATCCGAGCGTATCCTCGAACAAGTTATCCGCAGCGCCCAGGAACAGCAACTGGTTACGAATCGTCTTTCGAGTCAAGAGTTGGCCGCATATTTGAATAATGCGCTAAGCGGCGTGAAGATTCTGGAGAAGACAGGGGCTACTCGGGAGCAGGTGGATACAGTCTTGCGAACGGTTTTGACGCTGATGGCCACTTAA